A region from the Acidiferrobacter sp. SPIII_3 genome encodes:
- a CDS encoding urease accessory protein UreD: MALRFARQGLRTALVANRHHGPARVQRPFYPEGPECVHAYVLHPPGGYVGGDRQILDVHCERDAEALLTTPAATKFYKSLGPFVRQRMLFTLEAGARLEWLPMEAIVFHEARVQSTLRIDLGAGASFAGWDIVCLGRPASHEPFVSGVFDQRFSVWREGLPLWVEHAVYEGGSAVLRQKYGLGGACVYATFVCTKMGEFDAAALRAMCRDGPEPLSFSENGDILVVRYLGESAQRARDALTRAWHIVRRAHFGVGACEPRIWQT, translated from the coding sequence TTGGCCCTGCGCTTTGCCCGCCAGGGGTTGCGCACCGCGCTTGTCGCCAATCGCCACCATGGGCCCGCGCGCGTGCAGCGTCCATTTTATCCGGAAGGCCCGGAATGCGTGCATGCCTATGTCCTGCACCCACCGGGCGGTTATGTCGGGGGTGACCGCCAGATCCTCGATGTGCATTGCGAGCGTGATGCTGAAGCGTTGCTCACGACGCCCGCCGCCACGAAATTTTACAAATCGTTGGGACCATTCGTGCGCCAACGGATGCTCTTCACGCTCGAGGCGGGCGCGCGTCTCGAGTGGCTGCCGATGGAGGCGATTGTGTTTCATGAGGCGCGCGTGCAAAGCACCCTACGCATAGACCTCGGTGCGGGAGCGTCCTTCGCCGGCTGGGATATCGTGTGTCTCGGGCGTCCGGCAAGCCATGAGCCGTTCGTATCGGGGGTCTTCGATCAGCGTTTCAGTGTCTGGCGCGAGGGCCTCCCGTTGTGGGTGGAGCATGCCGTTTATGAGGGCGGCTCCGCGGTTCTCCGGCAAAAATACGGCCTTGGCGGCGCCTGCGTCTACGCGACCTTCGTTTGCACTAAAATGGGCGAATTCGATGCCGCCGCGCTGCGCGCCATGTGTCGCGACGGCCCCGAGCCCTTGTCGTTCAGTGAGAATGGCGACATACTCGTTGTCCGCTACCTTGGCGAAAGTGCGCAGCGCGCCCGCGATGCGCTGACGCGGGCGTGGCATAT